CATCAGGCCTGGCTGCCCAGGCAATCGTCGGACTCACTTCTGCAAGGTGCCGGAAATGCGCATCGCTAAGGTGAAGCTTGCGAATGATGTGCTTCTGTTCTGTGACATCGACTGTCACTAACGAAAGACCGATGACGTCGCCGCCTACATCGACAACCTTTTGTACAAATACTTGATAGTCTCGTTCGGCTATAACGACTTCCTGAGTGGGAGTATGGTCATTTTTCAGCGCTGCGTTCAATATTTCTCGGAGTTGGTCGAGAGTGGGGTCGGATAATACCTCATCAATTGTCTTACCCGTAATTTGAAATGAACTGGCTCCCAGCATCTTGGCGAAGAGATCGTTCACGCGTACGTGGCGCAAGTTCACATCCAGGAAGCATAGCCCCGCGGGGGACTGTTGGTACAGGGATCGGAGCTGATGGAGTTGCTGAAACGGCGAGGCGTCGAGTAAAGGTGGGGTATCGGTGTGAGGTGTTCCCAGTCCATCTACCATCTCGCGAGCCTCGTGGGCCGGCACTCCCGCACCAAAAAGCCAGCCTTGGCCCAGCGGACAACCAAGATCCGATAGAATCGAGGCTTCCTTCTCCGATTCTACGCCTTCTGCGACAACGGTAATTCCAAGGCTTTGTCCGAGACCAATGATGGCAGCTGCAATTCGCCGCTTCCCCGCATCCCGGTCCAGGCCACGTACAAAGCGAGCATCGATCTTGAGCTTTCTGAACGGAAAGGCTTCCAGTCTTGCGAGACTGGAATAGCCGGTCCCGAAATCATCGATCGACACTTTAACGCCCAGGGAATCCAGTTTCCGAAGCGTAGCGTATGCTGTTTCCTCCTGAGAATGGAGCGATCCTTCGGTGACTTCAATCTGAAGACGATTCAGTGGAAAACCTGCCCGAACTTCTTCCGCCATGAGCCAGTCAGGCATTTCCTCATGCAGGAGTTGACATGGGGAAATGTTGAAAGCGATGAAGAATGTGCCGGGCCAATCTCTGGCCTGCGCACATGAGGATCGTATCAAAGCCTTGGTAAGATCATCAATCAGATTATGCTTTTCCAGCAGCGGGATGAAGTGATCTGGCGGAATGTTCCTTCCCCCGGATGCCGTCCATCGAGCCAAAATCTCGAAACCTGCGAGATGTCCGGAGTCAATTGATACAATAGGCTGAAAAGCGGGCCAGATATTCCCGTTTGAGATTGCCGATTTGAGTCTGGCTTTAATATAATTATTGCTAAATCCTCTTGTTGATCTTCCTTCTACCGAGAAATTTACAGTGCGATTTGCTTTCGCAGGATTCGTTGCTATGGCCTTCTGTTTTCCATAAATCGCCATGTCATGGGCGACTCGGCTTACTCTCCGCCCCAAAGTTTAACTATCAATAAACTATAAGAGCCCGATCGGAAATTAAGTTGAGTGGTATCAGCAGGTTAGCTTGACGGCCTGACCTGTCGTTGATTCATGAGTTTCGCCAAAAACTACCATGGATACAACGATGTGGACCGATACCACTCGCGCCCTTCATGCGCGAAGCGGGCTGACTTTGCCAAGTGATATGACTGATGCCGAGTGGGCGGTTCTGGAACCATTGCTGCCACCAGCATCACATGTCGGGCGACCTCGCAAATGGTCGCTGCGGCGCATTGTCGAGGCTATCCTATACTTGCTGCGCGGGGGCTTGCCCTGGCGGATGCTGCCGCCTTGCTTTCCGCCTGTTTCGACCGTGCGGCACTGGTTCTACCTTTGGCGCGACAACGGGCTGTGGCTGACGATCAATCACACACTGCTGATGGTTGCACGCGAGGCGCACGGCCGGGAGGCTTCGCCCAGCGCCGGCGTGATCGACAGCCAAAGCGTGAAAACCACGGAAAGCGGAGGGCCTCGTGGCTATGACGCGGGCAAGAAGGTCAAAGGGCGCAAGCGCCACGTCCTCACCGACACCGAGGGAAATCTCGTCCATGCCGTGATCCACACCGCCGACATCCAGGACCGCGACGGCGCGCCGATGGTGTTGGCCGAAATCATTCGGCGCTTCCCCTGGCTGCGCCATGTTTTCGCTGATGGAGGCTATGCCGGAGACAAGCTCAAGGACGCTCTGCGCCGCTTCGGCAAATGGACCATCGAGATCATCAAGAGGTCCGATGCAGCGAAAGGCTTCGACGTGCTGCCCCGACGCTGGGTGGTCGAACGCACGCTGGCATGGCTGAACCGGAACCGGCGGCTCGCCAAGGACTTCGAACAAACCATTGCGTCGGCAGCCGCATGGCTCTTCATCGCATCGATCCAGCTCTTTGCCCGACGCATCGCAAGATCATGAAATCCGCGACGATAATTTTGAATCAGACACTAAGGGACGCATTCTGGGACTGGTTATATCAATCGTAATTCTGAGAGCAGCGATCAATGCTCAGCCCTGTTTGTTGGGCGCCTCATATCAGATGGCGATCGTTCAGGCCGCAATCGGCGCCTGGAACCATTCCCAACCACCCATGCGCTGCGATTTTCGACGGTAAAGCGCCTCATCAGCGCGCTTCACCAGAAGTTGCAGTTCATCGCCGTCCTGGGGGTACAGGCTTGCACCGACACTGGCGCCGACCGCGGCTATGCTTCCATCGATTATGACCGGCTGGCGCAGGGCCGCGTCAATCCGCTGGCAAATTGGTTCGACGGGCCATGGGCTTCGCAGGCCGGGTAGCAGTACAGCAAATTCATCGCCTCCTATGCGGCAAACGAGATCGCCTTCCCGAACGCATTCCTTGAGCCGCTGAGCCACAGTTCTCAGCATTTCGTCGCCTGCATCATGGCCCAAACGATCATTGATCGCCTTGAAGCCGTCCAGATCGATCACAAGTACAGCCATCATATTGTCTGCGATCGCGCCCCGTGTTGCGTGCTCTGCCCATAGATCTTGCAGCACCCGACGATTGGCAAGACCGGTTAGCGGGTCCTCAAACGCAATGCGACGTAATGCGTTCTCGGCCTCACGTCTGCTCGAAATGTCATCGAATAGCGCGATGCCGATGCCCATCTCGTGAAGGAGAATTCCGCGATGCTGAGCCGTTCTGATCCTGTTGTCAGCGCATAAAATTTCGACCTCGCAAACATCTATTTCCGAAATACCATCCGACTGCGCGAGCCAAAGATCGTGCCAAAGCCGACGGGTTTCCCGGCGGTGATGCTCATGCGGATAGGCCTTATCGATCCAGTCACTGACGTTTGTGAAAGTCCCTTCGGCGTAGCCGAACGTCTTTGTAAAAGCCCGGTTGACGAACTGAATCTCTCCTTGCGGTAAGGTGGCCCAGGACAGAGGAATCGGGAGCGCATCCAGAATGACGTGCAAGTCACGGAACGACAGGGCGCCGGCATTCGCCGCGCGTTCAAGAAATTCCTTCATGGTATACCTACTTCGCTAGGCTCGCTGAGGCCTTCATGGCTCCCATGCATACGCAATAGCATGCTTAACCGTTAAATCTTAACCCCGCATCTATGATCCGGGGTCGTGATCGGAAAAATAGACAAAATCGGTCCGGGGCGGCTTCGAAATTGCCTACAGGGGCGTAGGCCTCACCTGCAATCAGATGGACAGTGCGGCCTGCCCAAAAAACGGCGGTTGGCGTTGCTGTCCAGTTTTTACCAGCCACCTCCCAACGCCCGATAGAGCTGAACGGTCGCCGTTCCTTGCGCGATGCGGGTTTGCTCCATCTTGTCCTCGTCCGAGAGGGCATCCAGTCGGGCCTGCAACACATCGCCCAATTGGGTGCGTCCGGCATCGTACAATATCGCCAGTTGGTCGGCGCGTCGGCGCGCCATGTCGGATGTACGGATAAGCCCGGCCAGGCGTTCGTCCAGCCCCGTCCGAAAGCCATAAGCGGATTCAACTTCCTCGAGCGCCGACAGCATGGCCTGGTCATAATTGGCGAGAGCAGCCTCAAGTTCGGCATCGCCCGCCTTCACTCTGGCCTGCAACCTTCCGGCATTGAAAAGCGGCATCGATGCGGAAAGGCCGACCAGACCTCCGGTTCCGCCATAACCTGGCAGGCCGCCCAGTTCGATATGCCCGTTCTGCCCAAGGAAATGGATGGCGAAACGCGGAAGCAGATCGGCCTTCAGGCTCTTGAGGCGCGCCGCGCGCGCGTTCACCAGCCAAGATCGCGCCGCGACATCAGGCCTGCGAGCAAGAATGTCGGAAGGTAGCTGCCCCGTGGGCGCGCCCGGCGTCTCAAAAGTGGCGGAGGCGATCATGGCCGGCGCCTGTTCGGGCAGGTCGCCCGCCAGCACGGCCAGTCGCCGCCGGCGCGCATCGATGAGGGATGTGAGAGCCGGGCGGGAGGCGCGCAGCGCCTCAAGGCCATTGCGAGCGCGGGTGACATCGGCCGCTGTCGCAGCGCCCGTCCGCTGTCGGGCGGCTGCATAATCGACAAGGCGGCCCGCCGTCGCCTCGCTGCGATCAAGGACGGCGAGGCGACGTCTCAGCCCCTGCAACTGCTGATAATTCTCGACGACATCGGCGGCGACCATGAGCCTGACGGCATCAGCCGTTCGTGCGGCACTTTCGGAAAGCGCGCGCGCCATTTCGGCGTCTGCGTGACTTCCACCGAACAGGTCAGCCTCCCAGGTGGCTCCAAGACCTACCAGATATCCACTGCCGCTGTTTCCGGACAGCGATGGCAGCATGGCCTGCCACTTGTCATCGAGCCCGGCATCGCTCTGACTGGCCCAGGCTGTGCCATTTGCGGCAACGGTAGGATAAAGTGCGGATTCCGCGACAGTGACCAGCGCTCGCGCGGCGGCGACATGGGCCTTTGCAGCGCGGATATCGGCGTTTACTTCGAGCGATTTCTCGATCAGCGCATCAAGAGCGGGATCGCCCCACGCCGTCCACCAGCGGTCTGTCCCGGTTATTGCCGCGTCGTTCGCCGCCGCTGCGTCGAGGCGAGCGGGCGGAGTGACGCGTGGCGCGTGAGAAGACGTGTTAGGAACGCTGGCACAGGCGGTGAGCAGCAGCGCGAGCGAGGGGGGAAGCAATCGGCTATGCATTCTGATTTTCCTGGGTGATGTCATCCATGACCTTTAGCCCTGCCTTGAGAGCATCGAACGGAAGCGGCTGACGGCCATCGCCACGAAGAACACGCCCGAGCCGCAGATGATCGCGAGTTCCGGCAGGATCGTTCGCACGCCCGCGCCGCGATAGAGGATCGCCTGGGAGAGGCTGACGAACTGGGTGGTCGGCAGACACAGTGCAATCGTGCGGATCGCCGAGGGCATGCTCTCGAGCGGCGTCGCCGCCCCCGAGAGCAGATAGGCGATGGCATAGACGGGCACCGCGAAGAGCCCGAACTGCGGCATGGATGGCGCGAGCGTCGCCATCCACATGCCGAGCGAGGTGACCGAGAAGAGATAGAGGAACATTGCCGCTGTAAAGAGCAGGAGAGATCCGGTCAGCGGCACGCCCACAGCGCCATGAACGACGAACCAGAGGGACGCGATCGAGGCCAGCAGGATGACGAGGCCGTTGGCAAGGATCTTGGCGAAGGCGATCTCGCTGGCGCGCACGGGCATCACCAGCAGATGCTCGATCGTGCCATGCTCACGCTCACGGATCACCGCCGCGCCGACGAGGATGATCGAGAGCACCGTCACATTGGTGACGATCTGCATGACCGAGGTATACCAGGCCGACTGGGCGTTGGGATTGAAATGCATCCGGCTTTCGACCTGGACCGGCAGCGCCTCCAGGAGGCCCCGGGCATGGAGGAAGTCGAGCGTTTCCTGAGCGAATATCTGCTGGAAATAGGCAGCGCCCAGACCTGCCTGCGTCATGGCAGTCGCGTCGACGAGAATCTGGACGGAGGGCGACCGGCCCGCGAGCGTATCGGCTTCGAAGCGGGGCGGGATCTCGATCACGAAGATATATTGGCCGCTGTCCATCGCAGGGCCGATCGCGGATCGCTCGATGTCCTCGGGTGGTTTGAAATAGGGCTGCTGGATGGCATCGCGCAGTCGGCGCGACAGTTCGGAATGATCCTCGTCCATGATCGCGACCGAAGCGTTCATGACCTCTGCGCGCACCCCGTTCGCAACAAGCTGGATCGCCACGGTGAAAGCGAAGAGGATAAGCGCCATCAGCGTCACATCCTTCATGACACTGCGCAGTTCCTTGCCGCTCAGAAGCGCGACGTTGAGAATCCAGCGCGTCATTTCTCCTGCTTTCCCAGCATCAGGCGTGCGCCGCCCACGAAGAGCAATGCGAGCGCCATCAGGGCCAGATAGGCCTGGCCGAAACTGGCCATGCCCAGACCCTTGGTGAATGTGCCCAGACTGACGATCTGGAACCAGGAGGAGGGAAATGTCAGCCCGATCATATGGCTCGGGCCTGTCAGGGTCGAAACGGGGTAGAGGAGCCCTGAGAAGTTCACCGACGGGATGAGGCAGATGAGCGACGTCGCGAAGATGGCGGCGACCTGCGAGCGCACAAATGCGGAGATCATCAGCCCGAGCCCGGTGACTGACAGGATGAAGAGGAAGCCACCGATCAGAAGGGCCGGCAAGGACCCCTTGAGCGGCACTCCCAAAATGAAGACAGTCACGAGGATCAGCGTCACGAAACTGATCATCGCCAGAAGGGCATAGGGCATCTGCTTGCCGACCAGGAATGCGCCCAGGCTCGCCGGCGAGGCGTAGAGATTGGTGATCGAACCGATCTCCTTCTCTCTCACGACCCCAAGGGCCGTCAGCATTGCGGGAATGAGGATCATGCAGAGCATCAGGACGCCCGGCGCCATGGCGTAGATGCTGCGAAACTCCTGGTTGTAGATGAAGCGGGGTTCGATCGTGGACGAAAGATCAGGGATTGCGAAGAGCTGCGTGGACCGCAGTTGATCGATCGAATAGCGAAGGAGAATGGCCTCGGCATAAGCGCGCGCGTTCGACGCGGGGAAGGGGCTTGCGCCGTCGATCCGCACGTCGATCGCGGGCCGCCGCCCTGCGGCCAGGTCGCGTCCGAAGCCGGGGGGTATGTCCAGCACCATCTTGGCCGATGCCTCGCGCAACGCCTGCTCGGCGGCGGCGTCGCTTTGAAGTTCGGGCTCAACCCGGAAATAGCGTGACCCTTCAAAATAACGTTGCAGGTCGCGGCTCGCGGCACTGCAGTCATGATCGAGCACGGCAAGGCGGATATTCTGGACGTCGAAGGAAATGCTGTAGGCTGCAATGCACAGCAGGATGATCGGGCCGATCAGCGCGAAGGCGAGCCGGATGCGATCGCGCATGAGTTCGGTCGCTTCGCGCCGGGCAAAGGCCCAGGCAAAGCCCGGCCAGTTGCCGGCAGCGGTCGGCAATCGCGGCACGCCCATAGCCATCGCTCGCGCACCGGCGGCCACAGTCGGGGAAGCAGCCGAAGTGTCGGTCGGCAAGGTAGCGGGGGCCGCAGTCGGCACTTCGTCATTATCCTTCTCGAGGACAGCGATGAACGCATCCTCGAGCCGCTCCGCATCATAACGCTGCGTGAGTTCCGCCGGCGCGCCGACGGCCAGAACCCGACCACGATGCATCAGCGATATGCGGTCGCACCGTTCCGCCTCGTTCATGAAGTGGGTCGAGACGAATATCGTCACCCCTTCGTCGCGCGAGAGCCGGATCAGGTGACGCCAGAACATGTCGCGCGCGGCCGGATCGACGCCGGATGTCGGCTCGTCCAGGATGAGGATCTCGGGTCGATGGAGGCAGGCGGCAGCGAGTTGCAGGCGTTGCCGTATGCCGAGCGGAAGCGCCGAGGGAACGGCGTCGGCATGGGCCTCGAGCTCGAACTGGGCAAGCGCGGCCGAAACCAGTTCGCCTGCCTGCGCGCGTGGCACGCGATAGAGCCGCGCATGAAGGACCAAGTTCTGGCGAACCGAAAGCTCTTCATAGAGGGAGAAGGCCTGCGACATATAGCCCACGCGCATGCGCGTCTCCATGTCTCCGGGGGCGATCGGCCGCCCAAAAAGGCTGGCCGTCCCGTCCGTTGCATCGAGCAGGCCGGTCAGCATTTTCATGGTCGTGGTCTTGCCGCAGCCGTTCGAGCCCAGAAAACCGAATATCTCGCCGCGTCCGATGCGAAAGTTCACATGATCGACCGCTACGAAATCGCCAAAGCGCCGGGTAAGGTCATGCGCCTCGATTGCCGGCGCCTCGCCCTTGTCCTGCCAGGCCGGCACGACCAGCGCGTCGCCCGACGGCCGCTTGTCTTGCGGGAGCAGGCGTACATAGGCGGCTTCCAGCGTATCCGCGCCCGCTTCACGCATGATCTCGCCTGTATCCCCTTGCGCGATCACCTTGCCATCATCCATCGCCACGAGGTGGCCGAAGCGCTCTGCTTCTTCCATGTAAGCCGTGGAGACGAGCACGGTCATGTCCGGCCGCTCCGCGCACATCGCATCCACCAGTTCCCAGAACTGCCGTCGCGACAGGGGATCGACACCCGTGGTGGGCTCATCGAGGATGAGCAGGTCGGGATCGTGGACCAGCGAGCAACACAGGCCCAGCTTCTGCTTCATGCCGCCCGAAAGCTTGCCGGCGGGCCGGTCCGGAAAGGGAGCGAGTCCCGTCGCGTCCAGCAGGCGCCGCAGATGCGCTTCCCGCTCGGCTGCGGACAGTCCGAAGAGGCGCCCGAAGAAGTCGATATTCTCGCGGACGGAAAGCGTCGGGTAGAGATTGCGACCAAGCCCCTGGGGCATGTAGGCGACGCGGGCAAGGAAATCCTCCCGCTTGCGACGCTCGGCAAGATCGAAGCCGAGAACCGAAAGACGTCCCGTCTGCAGCTTTTTCACGCCGGATATGAGGCCGAGCAGCGTCGACTTGCCGACACCGTCGGGCCCGACCAGCGCGGTGGTCTTCCCCTTGGGCAGGGAGAGCGAAACCTCGTTCAGGGCGACGATACCACCGTATCGATGCGAAAGGCTTTCGATCCGTATCGCCTCTTCGGGGAGGATCTGAGCGGGCGGGATCATTTGTCGATCTTGGTGAGGTCGGGCCAGGGCTGGTGCGTATCGGTGCGCACGAACCCGTCCGCCGTCATGCCGGCCTTCAGCCTTCCGTCCAGGCGACGGGCGAGATCGGGCGCGATCTGCAGCTTCACCCGGTAGGACAGGTTCTCGCGTTCGCTGGCCGTCTCGACGAATTTGGGCGTGAACTGCGCATCGGGCGCCACAAAGCTGACGCGCGCGGGAATGGCGTCGCCAAAACCCTGCGGAAGAATGCGTGCCTCGTCGCCGATCCTGATCTTGCCGGCGACCGAGGCGGGCAGGAAGATGGTGAGCCAGGCATCCTCGGCATTGACCAGCGACACGATCTTGCCGCCCGGCGGCAACATGGTTCCAGGCTCGACGATCCGATATTCGACGCGCCCGGGCGTCGGTGCGATGATCCGCAGGTCGGCAAGGCCGGCTCTGGTTTGCGCGATCAGGGCGTCGGCCTGGGCAATGGCCGAGCGTGCCTCGCCGACACCGCCGCCCGCCGCCTGCGCGCCACCTTGCGCAGCGCCCAATG
The window above is part of the Sphingomonas sanxanigenens DSM 19645 = NX02 genome. Proteins encoded here:
- a CDS encoding sensor domain-containing phosphodiesterase, whose translation is MAIYGKQKAIATNPAKANRTVNFSVEGRSTRGFSNNYIKARLKSAISNGNIWPAFQPIVSIDSGHLAGFEILARWTASGGRNIPPDHFIPLLEKHNLIDDLTKALIRSSCAQARDWPGTFFIAFNISPCQLLHEEMPDWLMAEEVRAGFPLNRLQIEVTEGSLHSQEETAYATLRKLDSLGVKVSIDDFGTGYSSLARLEAFPFRKLKIDARFVRGLDRDAGKRRIAAAIIGLGQSLGITVVAEGVESEKEASILSDLGCPLGQGWLFGAGVPAHEAREMVDGLGTPHTDTPPLLDASPFQQLHQLRSLYQQSPAGLCFLDVNLRHVRVNDLFAKMLGASSFQITGKTIDEVLSDPTLDQLREILNAALKNDHTPTQEVVIAERDYQVFVQKVVDVGGDVIGLSLVTVDVTEQKHIIRKLHLSDAHFRHLAEVSPTIAWAARPDGTVDYISPLATDIEGEAMQKRIDRWYSKMHTDDLARVRAEWLAWLPSVRPFSTTFRMAQTGGNYLLMRSRAHPQLDENGAVIRWNGMISPLIVDEGA
- a CDS encoding efflux transporter outer membrane subunit, whose protein sequence is MHSRLLPPSLALLLTACASVPNTSSHAPRVTPPARLDAAAANDAAITGTDRWWTAWGDPALDALIEKSLEVNADIRAAKAHVAAARALVTVAESALYPTVAANGTAWASQSDAGLDDKWQAMLPSLSGNSGSGYLVGLGATWEADLFGGSHADAEMARALSESAARTADAVRLMVAADVVENYQQLQGLRRRLAVLDRSEATAGRLVDYAAARQRTGAATAADVTRARNGLEALRASRPALTSLIDARRRRLAVLAGDLPEQAPAMIASATFETPGAPTGQLPSDILARRPDVAARSWLVNARAARLKSLKADLLPRFAIHFLGQNGHIELGGLPGYGGTGGLVGLSASMPLFNAGRLQARVKAGDAELEAALANYDQAMLSALEEVESAYGFRTGLDERLAGLIRTSDMARRRADQLAILYDAGRTQLGDVLQARLDALSDEDKMEQTRIAQGTATVQLYRALGGGW
- a CDS encoding sensor domain-containing diguanylate cyclase codes for the protein MKEFLERAANAGALSFRDLHVILDALPIPLSWATLPQGEIQFVNRAFTKTFGYAEGTFTNVSDWIDKAYPHEHHRRETRRLWHDLWLAQSDGISEIDVCEVEILCADNRIRTAQHRGILLHEMGIGIALFDDISSRREAENALRRIAFEDPLTGLANRRVLQDLWAEHATRGAIADNMMAVLVIDLDGFKAINDRLGHDAGDEMLRTVAQRLKECVREGDLVCRIGGDEFAVLLPGLRSPWPVEPICQRIDAALRQPVIIDGSIAAVGASVGASLYPQDGDELQLLVKRADEALYRRKSQRMGGWEWFQAPIAA
- the rbbA gene encoding ribosome-associated ATPase/putative transporter RbbA, coding for MIPPAQILPEEAIRIESLSHRYGGIVALNEVSLSLPKGKTTALVGPDGVGKSTLLGLISGVKKLQTGRLSVLGFDLAERRKREDFLARVAYMPQGLGRNLYPTLSVRENIDFFGRLFGLSAAEREAHLRRLLDATGLAPFPDRPAGKLSGGMKQKLGLCCSLVHDPDLLILDEPTTGVDPLSRRQFWELVDAMCAERPDMTVLVSTAYMEEAERFGHLVAMDDGKVIAQGDTGEIMREAGADTLEAAYVRLLPQDKRPSGDALVVPAWQDKGEAPAIEAHDLTRRFGDFVAVDHVNFRIGRGEIFGFLGSNGCGKTTTMKMLTGLLDATDGTASLFGRPIAPGDMETRMRVGYMSQAFSLYEELSVRQNLVLHARLYRVPRAQAGELVSAALAQFELEAHADAVPSALPLGIRQRLQLAAACLHRPEILILDEPTSGVDPAARDMFWRHLIRLSRDEGVTIFVSTHFMNEAERCDRISLMHRGRVLAVGAPAELTQRYDAERLEDAFIAVLEKDNDEVPTAAPATLPTDTSAASPTVAAGARAMAMGVPRLPTAAGNWPGFAWAFARREATELMRDRIRLAFALIGPIILLCIAAYSISFDVQNIRLAVLDHDCSAASRDLQRYFEGSRYFRVEPELQSDAAAEQALREASAKMVLDIPPGFGRDLAAGRRPAIDVRIDGASPFPASNARAYAEAILLRYSIDQLRSTQLFAIPDLSSTIEPRFIYNQEFRSIYAMAPGVLMLCMILIPAMLTALGVVREKEIGSITNLYASPASLGAFLVGKQMPYALLAMISFVTLILVTVFILGVPLKGSLPALLIGGFLFILSVTGLGLMISAFVRSQVAAIFATSLICLIPSVNFSGLLYPVSTLTGPSHMIGLTFPSSWFQIVSLGTFTKGLGMASFGQAYLALMALALLFVGGARLMLGKQEK
- a CDS encoding IS5 family transposase, with translation MWTDTTRALHARSGLTLPSDMTDAEWAVLEPLLPPASHVGRPRKWSLRRIVEAILYLLRGGLPWRMLPPCFPPVSTVRHWFYLWRDNGLWLTINHTLLMVAREAHGREASPSAGVIDSQSVKTTESGGPRGYDAGKKVKGRKRHVLTDTEGNLVHAVIHTADIQDRDGAPMVLAEIIRRFPWLRHVFADGGYAGDKLKDALRRFGKWTIEIIKRSDAAKGFDVLPRRWVVERTLAWLNRNRRLAKDFEQTIASAAAWLFIASIQLFARRIARS
- a CDS encoding HlyD family secretion protein, which encodes MKLRACIVIPILAVVLIALAFGLWWMFGRTDKLPETIVRGNGRLEMTRTDIAAKYPGRLMSLDVHEGDLVRAGQVIARQDDVDLKAQLAGALAKREQAVSALMRAQGELAARDSQAQLARIDWVETAKLRDRDMVSNVELEQRRLALGAAQGGAQAAGGGVGEARSAIAQADALIAQTRAGLADLRIIAPTPGRVEYRIVEPGTMLPPGGKIVSLVNAEDAWLTIFLPASVAGKIRIGDEARILPQGFGDAIPARVSFVAPDAQFTPKFVETASERENLSYRVKLQIAPDLARRLDGRLKAGMTADGFVRTDTHQPWPDLTKIDK
- a CDS encoding ABC transporter permease; translation: MTRWILNVALLSGKELRSVMKDVTLMALILFAFTVAIQLVANGVRAEVMNASVAIMDEDHSELSRRLRDAIQQPYFKPPEDIERSAIGPAMDSGQYIFVIEIPPRFEADTLAGRSPSVQILVDATAMTQAGLGAAYFQQIFAQETLDFLHARGLLEALPVQVESRMHFNPNAQSAWYTSVMQIVTNVTVLSIILVGAAVIREREHGTIEHLLVMPVRASEIAFAKILANGLVILLASIASLWFVVHGAVGVPLTGSLLLFTAAMFLYLFSVTSLGMWMATLAPSMPQFGLFAVPVYAIAYLLSGAATPLESMPSAIRTIALCLPTTQFVSLSQAILYRGAGVRTILPELAIICGSGVFFVAMAVSRFRSMLSRQG